The Longimicrobiaceae bacterium genomic sequence CGATCCGCCCGCCCGACGCGGGGACGCGGTTGAGGACGGTCCTCGTCCCCTCGTCGGCCACGAACGCCACGGAGCCGTTGTCGAGCCACCCTACCCAGGTGGCGCTCCCCTCGTAGGCGGGGGTCAGGTTGCGGGGGGTGCCGCCCGCGGCGGGGACCACCAGCACCGACTGCGCGATGGGGTCGTTGGCGGAGATTCCCCCCAGGTAGGCCAGCATCCGCCCGTCGGGAGACCACGCCATCCCGCCCACCTTGGAGGGGGTGGGCGCCAGCTCGCGCATCTCCCCGCCGGCGGCCGGGACCACGTACAGGTCCCGGAACACCAGGTCGGCGTCGGCACCGAGCGCCTTCGTGGCCTGCACGGCGAAGGTGCGCCCGTCGGGCGCCCACTCGAACTCCACCACGTTGCGGTCCTCCGGGGTGACGGCGCGCGCCTCGCCACCGCTCGCGGGCTGGACGTACAGGCGGGTCCAGCTCCCCTGCTCGCTCATGACCACGACATCGTTGGCGGGATCGCGCCGCCGCTCCATCCCGGGCGGGTCCACCCGGGGCGCGGTGTACGCGATGCTCCGTCCGTCCGGGGACCAGCGGAAGCTCTCCACGGTTCCGGCCGCGGTGGTGAGGGGCCGGGGCTCGCCCCCTGCGGCGGGGACGCCGTAAACCTGGGAATGGGAGTTCCCCTCCAGGCGGGCGATGAAGGCCAGGGTGCTCCCGTCCGGCGACCACCGCGGCAGCGAGGCGCTCCGCGGTCGGCTCACCACGGCGCGGGGCTCCCCGCCCGCCGCGGGAACCACGTACAGCTCGGTGTAGGCGTTCCCGCGCTCCTCGGCCGAGTCGCGCGTCGCCGTCACCGTGAAGGCGACGAGGCGCCCGTCGGGACTCATCGCCGTCGACGACACCGTACGGAGCGACGTCACCTGCTCGGGGGTGAGCCCCTGCGCGTGGAGGGCGGCCGGAGCCAGCGCCGCGACCACCACCGCTCCCGCCAGCCGCAGCCGTATCCTGGACGATCGTAGCAGCATCTCTCTCCTTTCCTGGTCGGCGGATCCGTCCCGCGCCCGGCGCGGGCCTCCCGGTCATAATAGGCGGGGGGGGCGGAGCGGCAAGTGTCTGCCCCGCAGGCTCCGGCGCGGGAGGAGCAGAAGAAAAGGCGCCGAGAGCCGGAGCTCTCCGCGCCTGTGATTCCGGACGTGCGCGCCACCGCTCCGCGGGCACTGCGGGATCGCGCTACACTCTCCCCGCCGCTGCTCCCCGCAGCGCCCGCGCCTCTGCCAGCAGCGCGCGCGCGGCGTCCGCCAGCTCCGCGGTCCCGTCGGCCTCCGGCGCCGGGAGCGGCACCCGTGCGTCGTCCGGGTCGCCCAGCCCCGCGTCGCGGTGGCGGCGCACCCCCGCGCGGATGGCGTCGCGGATCTCCTCCGCGTCGTCCACGCCGCGGAAGTACCCCACGTGCATGGGCTCGCCGATCCCGCCCCCCTCCTTCCCCTTCTGCTCTCCGCCCCCGCCCGCGGTGCGAACCTCCAGGTCGTGGATCCGCAGGAGCCGCTGCAGCGGGCCCTGGCGGATCGTCATGTTCTGCACGTTGGCGAAGGTGATGGTCTTTTCGCGCACGGTGAGGATCCCCTCCCGGATGCGGAGGCTCCGCTCGGTGAGGATGTACCAGCGCATGTCGTAGTCGAAGCGGAGGAGGAGGAAGGTGAACGGGAGCTGGACGACGAAGCCCGCGACCGCCAGCCACTCCATCACCCGGAAGACGGTGAGCGGCGCCCCGTCCGGCACGGCGCGCAGCATCACCAGGCCGAACACGATCCCCGCCGCC encodes the following:
- a CDS encoding S9 family peptidase — its product is MLLRSSRIRLRLAGAVVVAALAPAALHAQGLTPEQVTSLRTVSSTAMSPDGRLVAFTVTATRDSAEERGNAYTELYVVPAAGGEPRAVVSRPRSASLPRWSPDGSTLAFIARLEGNSHSQVYGVPAAGGEPRPLTTAAGTVESFRWSPDGRSIAYTAPRVDPPGMERRRDPANDVVVMSEQGSWTRLYVQPASGGEARAVTPEDRNVVEFEWAPDGRTFAVQATKALGADADLVFRDLYVVPAAGGEMRELAPTPSKVGGMAWSPDGRMLAYLGGISANDPIAQSVLVVPAAGGTPRNLTPAYEGSATWVGWLDNGSVAFVADEGTRTVLNRVPASGGRIARIVGGGEEIFGSVDFDARNRTFSAPVNTARHPGEVYVGTVGGRGLRRVTTLNPWLSGVALGRQETVEWTGPEELRIQGVVVYPVGYQQGRRYPLAILPHGGPEGVSLEGWVTTPLYPAQVLAGRGYVVLMPNYRGSGGRGVAFSKGDQRDLMGREFDDVLAGIDHLAAQGVVDPQRVGISGTSYGGYMSAWAATRHSDRFKVAIPFAGISHWMSFLYTTDIPAEMSVVHFDLWCSENVGICWDRSPIAHVARATTPTLVGHGLVDERVHPEQSLELYNALRLKGVPTELVLYPREPHGLRERAHQLDYMRRITEWMDRYLQPGR
- a CDS encoding PH domain-containing protein, whose product is AAGVAAGRARGGAVSALRDTAFRLLRIPGPPQPPAGEGGAVRVFRASRRFYQYGVVRWALRQAGTAAGIVFGLVMLRAVPDGAPLTVFRVMEWLAVAGFVVQLPFTFLLLRFDYDMRWYILTERSLRIREGILTVREKTITFANVQNMTIRQGPLQRLLRIHDLEVRTAGGGGEQKGKEGGGIGEPMHVGYFRGVDDAEEIRDAIRAGVRRHRDAGLGDPDDARVPLPAPEADGTAELADAARALLAEARALRGAAAGRV